The genomic window CCCGACCACCACGGCACGACTCCTGATGAGTGGGAACGGCGTGGGCGAATGAGTCACGTGAGTCTGGACGAACTGCGCTCCTTCCTGGTGGTCGCGGAACTGCAGAACGTCTCGCGCGCGGCGGCGGTGCTCAACATCTCGCAGCCGGCACTGTCGCGGACCATCGGACGGCTGGAACAGACCTACGGCGTCGAGCTCTTCGACCGGCCGAACCGCCGCCTGCGGCTCAACCGGTACGGCCGCGCACTGGTCGTCCGCGTCGAAGCCGCGCTGCGTGAGCTGGCGCAGGCCGAGGACGACATCGCCACCATGCGGGGGCCGCGCACCGGGACCGTCGAGCTGGCCTTCCTCCATTCGTTCGGGACGTGGCTCGTGCCGGGCCTGCTCGGGGAATACGCCCACGTCGACGCCCTGACGCGGTTCGCGCTCCACCAGGACTCGGCCGACGAGGTGGCCGCGCGGGTCGCCGACGGGCGGGCACACCTCGCGGTGACGAGCCCGCGGCCGCGGGACCCGCTGCTCGACTGGGTGCCGCTGCGCCGCGAGCCCCTGGCACTGGCGGCGTGGCCGGAACATCCGCTCGTCGGCAGGTCCCGGGTGGAGCTGATGGACGTGCTCCACGAGCACTTCATCGCCATGCCAGGCGAGTTCGGGCTCCGGCAGACCACCGACGCGCTGTTCGCCGCGCGCGGGGTCCATATGGACGTGGTGCTGGAAAGCGCCGAGATCGCGACGATCAAGGCGCTGGTGCGCTCCGGGCT from Streptomyces sp. NBC_01198 includes these protein-coding regions:
- a CDS encoding LysR family transcriptional regulator is translated as MSLDELRSFLVVAELQNVSRAAAVLNISQPALSRTIGRLEQTYGVELFDRPNRRLRLNRYGRALVVRVEAALRELAQAEDDIATMRGPRTGTVELAFLHSFGTWLVPGLLGEYAHVDALTRFALHQDSADEVAARVADGRAHLAVTSPRPRDPLLDWVPLRREPLALAAWPEHPLVGRSRVELMDVLHEHFIAMPGEFGLRQTTDALFAARGVHMDVVLESAEIATIKALVRSGLGVAIVPGGLTAPSVSGVVLLPLADEDAFRTIGLSWHLDRRLPAAAGRFRGWVLSRPREGDTAPCEPLPSASEEPAEHADRS